The following proteins come from a genomic window of Flavobacterium crocinum:
- a CDS encoding transporter, whose product MFKIKNLLAPVLFFIPQLFFAQYTDVINSNRPGETMSAYSVGKSVIQGELGFYGIKEKHDLLDYDASGLGTDFTLRYGAFLEQLEFIFDVQYQMANYDTPYTSYKKNNFKQTVLGAKYLIYDPYKNYKREVNIYSYKANRNFQWRELIPAVSVFAGANFVGANNPYYFSPDGAISPKVSLITQNILGGGSWVFVTNIIADYIGTDYPSYGYVLTLTHGFNDKWSGFVENQGYKSDFYSDSIIRGGAAFLLSSNMQVDASISTNFKNTPSVLYGGVGISWRYDGWYKEKVIEAKNDARAKKNPDNEKSVDYQEKERRRKAKYE is encoded by the coding sequence ATGTTTAAAATTAAAAACTTACTCGCCCCGGTACTTTTTTTTATTCCACAACTGTTTTTTGCGCAATATACTGATGTCATTAATTCTAATCGCCCAGGCGAAACCATGTCAGCTTACAGCGTTGGAAAATCTGTAATTCAAGGTGAACTTGGCTTTTACGGCATTAAAGAAAAACACGATTTATTAGATTACGATGCCAGCGGCTTAGGTACCGACTTTACACTTCGTTACGGTGCTTTTTTAGAACAATTAGAATTTATATTTGATGTACAATATCAAATGGCAAATTACGACACTCCTTATACCAGTTATAAGAAAAACAACTTTAAGCAAACTGTTTTAGGAGCAAAATATCTAATTTATGATCCTTATAAAAATTATAAAAGAGAGGTTAATATTTACAGCTACAAAGCCAATCGTAATTTCCAGTGGCGCGAATTGATTCCGGCGGTTTCTGTTTTTGCAGGAGCTAATTTTGTCGGAGCCAATAATCCCTATTATTTTTCTCCGGATGGTGCTATTTCTCCTAAAGTTTCCCTGATTACTCAAAACATCTTAGGTGGAGGATCTTGGGTTTTTGTTACTAATATTATTGCCGATTATATCGGTACAGATTACCCAAGTTACGGATATGTATTAACTTTGACGCACGGATTTAATGATAAATGGTCCGGTTTTGTTGAAAATCAAGGCTATAAAAGCGACTTCTACAGCGATTCGATTATTCGCGGAGGCGCAGCTTTTCTTCTGTCCTCAAATATGCAGGTTGATGCTTCTATAAGTACTAACTTTAAAAACACACCTTCTGTTTTGTATGGAGGAGTTGGAATATCATGGCGTTACGACGGATGGTATAAAGAAAAAGTAATAGAAGCTAAAAACGATGCCAGAGCTAAAAAGAACCCTGACAACGAAAAAAGTGTTGATTACCAAGAAAAAGAAAGAAGGCGAAAAGCCAAATATGAATAA
- a CDS encoding DUF4834 family protein: protein MQEASFSGLRFIIGIIAFYYIFKFLARIFLPVLVKKAVENASENFQRQQQYNQQYNQSNSWQNTSRNNNDEIIINTANAKHPRETKKVGEYVDYEEID, encoded by the coding sequence ATGCAAGAAGCATCATTTTCAGGTTTAAGATTTATTATTGGGATTATTGCCTTTTATTATATTTTTAAATTTTTGGCTAGAATCTTTTTGCCGGTATTGGTAAAAAAAGCTGTTGAAAACGCGAGCGAAAATTTTCAGAGACAACAACAATATAATCAGCAATATAATCAAAGTAACTCCTGGCAAAATACAAGCAGAAATAATAATGATGAAATAATCATTAATACTGCCAATGCTAAACACCCGCGCGAAACCAAAAAAGTGGGAGAGTATGTGGATTACGAAGAAATAGATTAG
- a CDS encoding YfhO family protein: protein MKIVNKFYPHALVILGFILVSLIYFYPVLQGKQIFQSDIAQYTGMAKEQNDFRAMENAEPYWTNSAFGGMPTYQLGANYPYDFVGKIDDVLRFLPRPADYLFLYFLGFYGLLLVLKTDPLKAFIGAIAFGFSTYMIIILGVGHNAKAHAIAYMPLVIAGFILVFQKKYIWGGLLTMFAVALEVNANHFQMTYYLLIFLLILSGYYAFEFIKNKEYKPLLVSIGTLAVAGIFAIGANAGNLLATSEYAKYSIRDKSELTFNPDGSKNETTASMTTDYITEYSYGIAESLNLIAPRIFGGSSHENVGTDSRMYEFMLEKGVPESQAKDFVSGMPTYWGDQPIVSAPAYIGAVVFFLAVLALFIDERKIKYVFLTGALFTLVLSWGKNFSLLTNFFIEYVPMYDKFRAVSSIQVILELCFPVLAVMGLQSFFKAKDEPKLQQKALVQTGVFGLGILVILLIAKGFFHFTGTSDQYFLQSYGPDFVDALKEDRMTMYYADLLRSGFLIVVTFAILWMFVKNKLSQTTTLIIVGIVMIFDLFFVDKKYVSAKDFVSPVQIAAPFQETPADSQILKDTSVYRVFDLQGQLQGRSSYFHKTIGGYSAVRPRRMQQLYDYQIAKNNFEVLNMLNVKYVIQTDSTGAPMPIVNPDANGNAWFVSSVKLVNKPDDVMKALNTLDTKKVAVFNVHEHEAKFPNARLKKPWDASGTIKVVEYKPNYIKYKSDNEKDGLAVFSEMYYKNGWNAYIDGKLTDHFPVDYVLRAMEIPGGKHTIEFKFEPQVIKTGGTITLISSIGMLILLIGGLYFENRKRG from the coding sequence TTGAAAATAGTAAATAAGTTCTATCCGCACGCCCTTGTTATATTGGGCTTTATTCTTGTTTCATTAATTTATTTTTATCCAGTTCTACAGGGAAAACAAATTTTCCAGTCAGATATTGCTCAATATACCGGAATGGCAAAAGAGCAAAATGACTTTAGAGCAATGGAAAATGCAGAACCATATTGGACAAATTCTGCTTTTGGTGGTATGCCGACTTATCAGCTTGGTGCAAATTATCCATACGATTTTGTTGGTAAAATAGATGATGTACTGCGTTTTCTGCCTCGTCCTGCAGATTACTTATTTTTATATTTTCTTGGTTTTTATGGTCTGTTACTGGTTTTAAAGACAGATCCGTTAAAGGCTTTTATTGGCGCCATTGCATTTGGTTTTTCAACTTATATGATCATTATTTTAGGAGTTGGTCATAATGCCAAAGCGCATGCCATTGCCTATATGCCATTGGTAATTGCCGGATTTATACTGGTTTTTCAGAAAAAATATATTTGGGGAGGTCTGCTCACCATGTTTGCCGTGGCGTTAGAGGTTAATGCCAATCACTTCCAAATGACCTATTATTTATTGATTTTCTTATTGATACTTTCAGGTTATTACGCTTTTGAATTTATTAAAAATAAAGAATATAAGCCTCTTTTGGTTTCTATTGGAACTCTTGCGGTTGCCGGAATTTTTGCGATTGGGGCAAATGCAGGAAATTTATTGGCTACAAGTGAGTATGCAAAATATAGTATCAGAGATAAAAGCGAATTAACTTTTAACCCTGACGGATCTAAGAATGAAACCACTGCCTCTATGACAACCGACTATATTACCGAATATAGTTATGGTATTGCAGAAAGTCTCAATCTTATAGCTCCAAGAATTTTTGGAGGTTCAAGCCACGAAAATGTGGGAACGGATAGCCGTATGTATGAATTCATGCTGGAAAAAGGAGTTCCGGAAAGTCAGGCGAAAGATTTTGTATCCGGAATGCCAACTTACTGGGGAGATCAGCCAATTGTTTCTGCGCCGGCTTATATTGGTGCAGTAGTCTTCTTTTTGGCAGTTTTAGCTTTGTTTATTGACGAAAGAAAAATCAAATATGTATTCTTAACGGGAGCACTTTTTACACTGGTACTTTCGTGGGGTAAAAACTTCTCATTATTGACCAACTTTTTCATAGAGTATGTGCCAATGTATGATAAGTTTAGAGCTGTTTCTTCTATTCAGGTGATTTTAGAATTGTGCTTTCCGGTTTTAGCTGTTATGGGATTACAATCCTTTTTTAAAGCTAAGGATGAACCAAAATTACAACAGAAAGCATTAGTTCAAACAGGAGTTTTTGGTTTAGGGATTCTTGTCATTTTATTAATAGCTAAAGGCTTTTTTCATTTTACAGGAACAAGCGACCAGTATTTTTTACAAAGCTACGGCCCAGATTTCGTCGATGCTTTGAAAGAAGACAGAATGACAATGTACTATGCTGATTTATTAAGATCAGGATTTTTAATCGTAGTAACTTTTGCCATTCTTTGGATGTTCGTTAAAAATAAACTTTCACAAACTACAACATTAATTATTGTTGGGATTGTAATGATTTTTGATTTGTTTTTTGTGGACAAGAAATATGTTTCGGCAAAAGATTTTGTTAGCCCGGTTCAGATTGCAGCTCCTTTTCAGGAAACACCAGCTGATTCTCAGATATTAAAAGATACTTCTGTTTATCGTGTTTTTGATCTTCAGGGACAATTGCAGGGAAGATCTTCTTATTTCCATAAAACAATTGGAGGTTACAGTGCTGTAAGACCAAGAAGAATGCAGCAATTATATGATTATCAAATTGCTAAAAACAATTTTGAAGTGCTTAATATGTTAAATGTTAAGTATGTGATTCAGACAGATAGTACAGGAGCTCCTATGCCAATTGTTAATCCGGATGCAAACGGAAATGCATGGTTTGTAAGTTCAGTAAAACTGGTAAACAAACCGGATGATGTAATGAAAGCGTTAAATACTTTAGATACAAAAAAAGTAGCTGTCTTTAATGTTCATGAACATGAAGCTAAATTCCCGAACGCTCGTTTAAAGAAACCTTGGGATGCATCAGGAACAATTAAAGTGGTAGAGTATAAGCCTAATTACATTAAATACAAATCGGATAATGAAAAAGACGGTTTAGCTGTTTTTTCTGAAATGTACTATAAAAATGGCTGGAATGCTTATATCGATGGTAAACTGACAGATCATTTCCCAGTTGATTATGTTTTAAGAGCAATGGAAATTCCAGGAGGAAAACACACAATTGAGTTTAAATTTGAGCCACAGGTTATTAAAACCGGAGGAACTATTACTTTGATTAGCTCAATTGGAATGTTGATTCTATTGATTGGTGGGCTTTATTTTGAGAATAGAAAAAGAGGTTAA